The Anopheles coluzzii chromosome 2, AcolN3, whole genome shotgun sequence genome window below encodes:
- the LOC120952863 gene encoding uncharacterized protein LOC120952863, which yields MMMTLDKLDTGSNGRHRRHAESSTPEPMDGYYIDIPTPSTRSVSPMSASVSPGKEKSFSFFKSVYRKISLKSQDADELDQLGVHGEDEDSRSSSVDSCSSISDHQQQQQRDHQPTGSKRPSGRKLQLQLSNQALSSASSDSGVSGETGSNTNKRSDDGLEEGEQSGAEGAKENRRKSRRSSVLRLLESLAINAPIRSRSLSCSNSSVNNLLHLKGRESRAESKCSLFSTSSANNGANGGGERLSKESNKPPPKKILRRPVSYTYLRGISGLPTQRVPRSSVCCGYYGR from the coding sequence ATGATGATGACGCTGGACAAACTGGACACCGGCAGCAACGGGCGCCACAGACGCCACGCCGAGAGCAGCACGCCCGAACCAATGGACGGGTACTACATCGACATACCGACCCCGTCCACGCGCAGCGTCTCGCCCATGTCGGCGTCCGTTTCGCCCGGCAAGGAGAAGTCGTTCAGCTTCTTCAAGAGTGTGTACCGCAAGATAAGCCTCAAGTCGCAGGACGCCGACGAGCTCGATCAGCTCGGTGTGCACGGGGAGGATGAAGACTCGCGCAGCTCGTCCGTCGATTCTTGCTCCTCGATCAGtgaccaccagcagcagcagcagcgggaccACCAGCCAACGGGCAGCAAGCGCCCCAGTGGCCGTAAGCTCCAGCTGCAGCTCTCCAACCAGGCCCTCTCGAGTGCGTCCAGCGATTCGGGCGTCAGTGGCGAAACGGGCTCCAACACCAACAAGCGAAGCGACGATGGCCTGGAAGAGGGTGAGCAGAGCGGTGCGGAAGGGGCGAAGGAAAACCGACGCAAATCGAGACGTTCGTCcgtgctgcggctgctggaAAGCTTAGCGATCAATGCACCGATCCGGTCGCGATCACTGTCCTGCAGCAACAGCTCGGTCAACAATCTGCTCCACCTGAAGGGCCGTGAATCGAGGGCTGAGTCCAAGTGTTCACTGTTCAGCACCAGCAGTGCCAACAATGGAGccaacggtggcggtgaacGATTGAGCAAAGAGTCGAACAAACCGCCGCCCAAGAAGATCCTGCGCCGGCCCGTCTCCTACACGTATCTGCGCGGCATCTCCGGTTTGCCGACGCAGCGAGTGCCACGATCGTCGGTCTGCTGCGGCTACTATGGCCGCTGA
- the LOC120950997 gene encoding uncharacterized protein LOC120950997 isoform X1, with the protein MGFRTKFVQDLCTTDTEIYEQLLQFALNEHIFLQNVQNLRKPSLEALVYVLLMKQRGKLPDAMLSEEKFSLKTIMSLIQQNHLRLQEDSETSRWILSALVLTVLTANDTGAVHSELDTFVKRFDHELHEIPLYYDVLQTFLILAKEDAELMPHCCQLSGEQMVRRLTSESKTIRMKALACLQTLLEFNSNLYGQWLCVLQSPNLMIESKVFLLFQLLETLLRTGGREADIQHTLQQDHVWRLVIEGITTKDAVCRKETLATVQHAIGYAQQCELDFAGQYFNWSQDKSAQLTNAWQSFVTIVEALNESQTHLILPALEMIEKVQPLHVAWSNVLLRLILLHENGRVVNHGLNYFLQHRSFDPTETELEKQFLEAFNRAALLENVQEMITKLSAYYGKREAFAYLVQTLPEIEWKSVQYYCLVRVIHNGAGELAGECKRLDQAATMLRSLTSCAKLCHSIKNVPLRYVTFVLLVKSVNHFSEPTTDPGLLLAVVAEMEKLTPIFSISLGQFQSEAGWTFCDHIADTALMPLLEQVTVADTFFVEQVLASRIVEHGCIKNEQLLDVLIDANFPVCLKVFQLFPKLDHLLRQTITGIVHSTISSLKEGKKTNDPIPHKTFTLLAEMFHLNSAQALSTELESELNLLRLHLEEIVSERLQCFDYAQASAKETIQLTHLIAAQGDLDRTVYPFFASVSLKELETSFGRYQSDQPPSIDQLYVMIAEIYLHCRQRSPKCSKMFKSEACWSKLINLLDVGNIHVLTVVIDILHTDGEKIGSDWYDDQALLPVVDRCYSEILNYRKSDHFMRLMEKFVRMLFQPYVACRPETIESEEITIACFVTGYVGKLLEQASTIGGLANVVYESMYRLPVELLLDWLGFDKLLLQGIIFGEVPKREQKLESDVIDACGVPLPFKQHSRHHLAQADARVRVLCVLVLYRIASTNHPVAVLFLLKVERMLIERFAQMTKTKERYYADSITHRQKLRIVQALCVVLKLTGTQPYPVLNAMLYETNQPNINYLFELIVADSTIDTLTIWSTLRNEQVKVSGIQSVFVILWLRCCREQALDERYINLLLPWTMAQNFSTRLYAQITIKKLLERFAQHNRGPLRQIYDAVNSYLRQGNVERNIERCMKDFRFGGVLDGHNLLTLANVFHNIPKVSDAPAEDVVGMDVLLECVQAHGGCGEKNLGQVLEFKTLPAEKRETLFLAQSFGGSDFVQRKIVPLKSLEPNPELLLGLPQHLCAKKMDCTDGLIVVASLVNRAPNLGGLARTGEIFAIKQLVINSLQDIGNKEFQALSMTAEKWLKIGELKTHRVVEYLREMKEKGYSVVGAEQTTGSKPIHQLHFPKKSVLVLGHEKNGLPAEIIRHLDLIGEIPQFGLVRSLNVHVTGAIFMWEYAKQHHVVATDC; encoded by the exons ATGGGCTTCCGAACAAAATTTGTGCAAGATCTGTGCACAACCGATACGGAAATTTACGAGCAGCTGCTACAGTTCGCACTCAACGAGCACATCTTCCTGCAGAATGTGCAAAACCTACGGAAACCATCGCTCGAAGCCCTGGTGTACGTGTTGCTGATGAAGCAACGTGGAAAGTTGCCCGACGCGATGCTGAGTGAGGAAAAATTCAGTCTCAAAACAATCATGTCCCTCATCCAACAGAACCATTTGCGACTGCAGGAAGACAGTGAAACTTCCCGATGGATCTTAAGTGCCCTAGTACTCACGGTGCTGACTGCAAACGATACCGGAGCGGTACATTCGGAGCTGGACACGTTTGTGAAACGGTTCGATCACGAGCTGCACGAAATACCACTGTACTATGATGTGCTTCAAACGTTCCTCATTTTAGCGAAAGAAGATGCCGAGCTTATGCCGCACTGTTGTCAGCTCAGCGGTGAGCAGATGGTTCGTAGGCTAACGTCGGAATCGAAAACCATCCGGATGAAAGCACTGGCCTGTCTGCAAACGCTGCTAGAATTCAATTCCAACCTGTACGGACAGTGGCTGTGCGTGCTACAAAgtccgaacttgatgattgaAAGCAAAGTGTTCCTGCTGTTCCAGCTGCTGGAAACATTGCTACGTACGGGCGGCAGGGAAGCGGATATACAGCATACCCTGCAGCAGGACCACGTTTGGAGACTAGTGATCGAAGGCATCACCACCAAGGATGCCGTGTGCCGTAAAGAAACGCTAGCCACCGTCCAGCATGCCATCGGGTACGCGCAACAGTGCGAGCTGGATTTTGCTGGACAGTATTTCAACTGGTCGCAGGACAAATCCGCACAGCTCACCAACGCTTGGCAATCGTTCGTGACGATAGTGGAAGCGCTGAACGAATCGCAAACCCATCTCATACTACCAGCACTGGAGATGATAGAGAAGGTACAACCGCTGCATGTCGCATGGAGCAACGTTCTGCTGCGCTTGATACTGCTCCACGAGAATGGGCGAGTCGTGAACCACGGATTGAACTACTTTCTCCAGCACCGCTCGTTCGATCCTACGGAAACGGAGCTGGAAAAGCAATTTCTTGAAGCGTTCAACCGAGCGGCTCTGCTAGAAAATGTGCAGGAAATGATCACGAAGCTAAGCGCGTACTACGGGAAGCGGGAAGCGTTCGCTTATCTCGTGCAAACGCTACCGGAAATCGAATGGAAATCGGTACAGTACTACTGTCTCGTCCGTGTCATCCACAACGGGGCGGGTGAACTAGCCGGCGAATGCAAACGCTTGGACCAAGCGGCTACAATGCTACGATCCCTCACGAGCTGTGCTAAACTATGCCACAGCATTAAAAACGTTCCCCTGCGGTACGTTACATTCGTGCTGCTGGTGAAAAGTGTGAACCACTTCAGCGAACCAACGACCGACCCCGGGCTGCTGCTTGCCGTGGTGGCGGAAATGGAAAAACTTACGCCCATTTTCTCAATCTCGCTGGGCCAGTTCCAATCTGAGGCTGGGTGGACGTTCTGTGACCATATTGCTGACACAGCCCTAATGCCGCTGCTCGAGCAGGTTACTGTTGCGGACACGTTCTTCGTCGAGCAAGTGTTGGCGAGCCGGATTGTAGAGCACGGGTGTATAAAAAACGAGCAACTGCTTGACGTACTGATCGATGCAAACTTTCCCGTTTGCTTGAAAGTGTTTCAACTTTTCCCCAAGCTAGATCACTTGCTACGTCAGACGATTACGGGTATCGTTCACTCGACGATAAGCAGCCTAAAGGAGGGCAAGAAAACGAACGACCCAATTCCACACAAAACGTTCACTCTGCTTGCGGAAATGTTCCATTTGAATAGCGCCCAGGCTCTATCGACCGAGCTGGAAAGTGAGCTGAACCTGCTGCGGCTGCATCTGGAGGAAATCGTTTCCGAACGGTTGCAATGCTTCGACTATGCGCAAGCGAGTGCAAAAGAAACGATACAACTAACGCATCTTATAGCAGCGCAAGGCGATCTCGACCGTACGGTGTATCCGTTCTTTGCTTCCGTCTCGCTGAAAGAGCTCGAAACGAGCTTCGGACGCTATCAGTCAGATCAACCACCATCGATCGATCAGCTGTACGTGATGATTGCGGAAATTTATCTGCACTGCCGCCAGCGCAGCCCCAAATGCTCGAAAATGTTCAAATCGGAAGCCTGTTGGTCGAAACTAATCAACCTGCTCGATGTTGGTAACATTCACGTGCTGACGGTCGTGATTGATATACTGCACACTGATGGTGAAAAGATAGGATCGGACTGGTACGACGATCAAGCACTCCTACCGGTGGTGGATCGCTGTTACAGTGAAATCTTAAACTACCGCAAATCCGACCACTTTATGCGGCTGATGGAAAAGTTTGTGCGCATGCTGTTTCAACCGTACGTTGCCTGCCGGCCGGAAACGATCGAAAGCGAGGAGATCACCATTGCCTGCTTCGTTACCGGCTACGTGGGCAAGCTGCTCGAGCAGGCCAGCACGATCGGCGGGCTGGCGAATGTCGTGTACGAAAGCATGTACCGTTTGCCGGTGGAGCTGTTGCTCGATTGGCTCGGCTTCGataagctgctgctgcagggcaTCATCTTTGGAGAGGTGCCGAAGCGCGAACAAAA GCTGGAATCGGACGTGATCGATGCCTGCGGTGTACCTTTACC CTTCAAACAACACTCCCGGCACCATCTGGCCCAAGCCGATGCGCGGGTTCGCGTGCTGTGCGTGCTGGTGCTGTATCGGATCGCGAGCACCAATCACCCGGTAGCGGTCCTGTTCCTGCTCAAGGTGGAGCGCATGCTGATCGAACGCTTCGCGCAAATGACAAAAACCAAGGAACGCTACTACGCCGACTCCATCACGCACCGGCAGAAGCTCCGCATCGTGCAAGCGCTGTGCGTGGTGCTGAAGCTGACCGGCACCCAGCCGTACCCGGTGCTGAACGCAATGCTGTACGAAACGAACCAGCCCAACATTAACTACCTGTTCGAGCTGATCGTGGCGGACAGCACGATCGACACGCTCACCATCTGGAGCACGCTGCGGAACGAGCAGGTGAAGGTGTCGGGCATACAGTCCGTGTTCGTCATACTGTGGCTGCGCTGCTGCCGGGAGCAGGCGCTCGACGAGCGGTACATCAATCTGCTGCTGCCCTGGACGATGGCACAGAACTTCTCCACCCGGCTGTACGCGCAGATCACGATCAAGAAGCTGCTGGAGCGGTTCGCCCAGCACAACCGTGGGCCGCTCCGGCAGATCTACGACGCAGTCAACAGCTACCTGCGGCAGGGCAATGTGGAGCGCAACATTGAGCGGTGCATGAAGGACTTTCGCTTTGGCGGCGTGCTCGACGGGCACAATTTGCTAACGCTCGCGAACGTGTTCCACAACATACCGAAGGTTTCGGACGCACCGGCGGAGGATGTGGTCGGGATGGACGTGCTGCTCGAATGCGTCCAAGCGCACGGTGGCTGTGGAGAGAAAAATCTGGGCCAAGTGCTTGAGTTTAAGACACTGCCGGCGGAAAAGCGGGAAACCCTGTTCCTTGCCCAATCGTTCGGTGGGTCGGATTTCGTGCAGCGCAAGATAGTGCCGCTAAAGAGCTTGGAACCGAACCCGGAACTGCTGCTCGGCTTGCCGCAACATTTGTGCGCTAAAAAGATG GATTGCACCGATGGACTGATCGTGGTGGCCAGTCTCGTTAATCGTGCACCCAACCTCGGCGGGCTTGCACGAACGGGGGAAATATTTGCGATCAAGCAGCTGGTGATCAACTCACTGCAAGACATTGGCAACAAGGAGTTCCAGGCGCTCAGCATGACGGCCGAAAAGTGGCTCAAGATTGGCGAGCTGAAAACACACAGAGTGGTTGAATATCTGCGCGAGATGAAGGAAAAAGGCTACTCGGTGGTGGGGGCAGAACAGACCACGGGCAGCAAACCGATCCACCAGCTACATTTTCCCAAAAAGTCCGTGCTTGTGCTGGG TCATGAGAAGAATGGCTTGCCGGCAGAAATCATTCGACATCTGGATTTGATCGGAGAGATACCACAGTTTGGTCTTGTTCGTTCGCTAAACGTGCACGTTACTGGGGCCATCTTCATGTGGGAGTACGCGAAACAGCATCACGTTGTGGCGACAGATTGCTAA
- the LOC120950997 gene encoding probable methyltransferase TARBP1 isoform X2 — MPHCCQLSGEQMVRRLTSESKTIRMKALACLQTLLEFNSNLYGQWLCVLQSPNLMIESKVFLLFQLLETLLRTGGREADIQHTLQQDHVWRLVIEGITTKDAVCRKETLATVQHAIGYAQQCELDFAGQYFNWSQDKSAQLTNAWQSFVTIVEALNESQTHLILPALEMIEKVQPLHVAWSNVLLRLILLHENGRVVNHGLNYFLQHRSFDPTETELEKQFLEAFNRAALLENVQEMITKLSAYYGKREAFAYLVQTLPEIEWKSVQYYCLVRVIHNGAGELAGECKRLDQAATMLRSLTSCAKLCHSIKNVPLRYVTFVLLVKSVNHFSEPTTDPGLLLAVVAEMEKLTPIFSISLGQFQSEAGWTFCDHIADTALMPLLEQVTVADTFFVEQVLASRIVEHGCIKNEQLLDVLIDANFPVCLKVFQLFPKLDHLLRQTITGIVHSTISSLKEGKKTNDPIPHKTFTLLAEMFHLNSAQALSTELESELNLLRLHLEEIVSERLQCFDYAQASAKETIQLTHLIAAQGDLDRTVYPFFASVSLKELETSFGRYQSDQPPSIDQLYVMIAEIYLHCRQRSPKCSKMFKSEACWSKLINLLDVGNIHVLTVVIDILHTDGEKIGSDWYDDQALLPVVDRCYSEILNYRKSDHFMRLMEKFVRMLFQPYVACRPETIESEEITIACFVTGYVGKLLEQASTIGGLANVVYESMYRLPVELLLDWLGFDKLLLQGIIFGEVPKREQKLESDVIDACGVPLPFKQHSRHHLAQADARVRVLCVLVLYRIASTNHPVAVLFLLKVERMLIERFAQMTKTKERYYADSITHRQKLRIVQALCVVLKLTGTQPYPVLNAMLYETNQPNINYLFELIVADSTIDTLTIWSTLRNEQVKVSGIQSVFVILWLRCCREQALDERYINLLLPWTMAQNFSTRLYAQITIKKLLERFAQHNRGPLRQIYDAVNSYLRQGNVERNIERCMKDFRFGGVLDGHNLLTLANVFHNIPKVSDAPAEDVVGMDVLLECVQAHGGCGEKNLGQVLEFKTLPAEKRETLFLAQSFGGSDFVQRKIVPLKSLEPNPELLLGLPQHLCAKKMDCTDGLIVVASLVNRAPNLGGLARTGEIFAIKQLVINSLQDIGNKEFQALSMTAEKWLKIGELKTHRVVEYLREMKEKGYSVVGAEQTTGSKPIHQLHFPKKSVLVLGHEKNGLPAEIIRHLDLIGEIPQFGLVRSLNVHVTGAIFMWEYAKQHHVVATDC; from the exons ATGCCGCACTGTTGTCAGCTCAGCGGTGAGCAGATGGTTCGTAGGCTAACGTCGGAATCGAAAACCATCCGGATGAAAGCACTGGCCTGTCTGCAAACGCTGCTAGAATTCAATTCCAACCTGTACGGACAGTGGCTGTGCGTGCTACAAAgtccgaacttgatgattgaAAGCAAAGTGTTCCTGCTGTTCCAGCTGCTGGAAACATTGCTACGTACGGGCGGCAGGGAAGCGGATATACAGCATACCCTGCAGCAGGACCACGTTTGGAGACTAGTGATCGAAGGCATCACCACCAAGGATGCCGTGTGCCGTAAAGAAACGCTAGCCACCGTCCAGCATGCCATCGGGTACGCGCAACAGTGCGAGCTGGATTTTGCTGGACAGTATTTCAACTGGTCGCAGGACAAATCCGCACAGCTCACCAACGCTTGGCAATCGTTCGTGACGATAGTGGAAGCGCTGAACGAATCGCAAACCCATCTCATACTACCAGCACTGGAGATGATAGAGAAGGTACAACCGCTGCATGTCGCATGGAGCAACGTTCTGCTGCGCTTGATACTGCTCCACGAGAATGGGCGAGTCGTGAACCACGGATTGAACTACTTTCTCCAGCACCGCTCGTTCGATCCTACGGAAACGGAGCTGGAAAAGCAATTTCTTGAAGCGTTCAACCGAGCGGCTCTGCTAGAAAATGTGCAGGAAATGATCACGAAGCTAAGCGCGTACTACGGGAAGCGGGAAGCGTTCGCTTATCTCGTGCAAACGCTACCGGAAATCGAATGGAAATCGGTACAGTACTACTGTCTCGTCCGTGTCATCCACAACGGGGCGGGTGAACTAGCCGGCGAATGCAAACGCTTGGACCAAGCGGCTACAATGCTACGATCCCTCACGAGCTGTGCTAAACTATGCCACAGCATTAAAAACGTTCCCCTGCGGTACGTTACATTCGTGCTGCTGGTGAAAAGTGTGAACCACTTCAGCGAACCAACGACCGACCCCGGGCTGCTGCTTGCCGTGGTGGCGGAAATGGAAAAACTTACGCCCATTTTCTCAATCTCGCTGGGCCAGTTCCAATCTGAGGCTGGGTGGACGTTCTGTGACCATATTGCTGACACAGCCCTAATGCCGCTGCTCGAGCAGGTTACTGTTGCGGACACGTTCTTCGTCGAGCAAGTGTTGGCGAGCCGGATTGTAGAGCACGGGTGTATAAAAAACGAGCAACTGCTTGACGTACTGATCGATGCAAACTTTCCCGTTTGCTTGAAAGTGTTTCAACTTTTCCCCAAGCTAGATCACTTGCTACGTCAGACGATTACGGGTATCGTTCACTCGACGATAAGCAGCCTAAAGGAGGGCAAGAAAACGAACGACCCAATTCCACACAAAACGTTCACTCTGCTTGCGGAAATGTTCCATTTGAATAGCGCCCAGGCTCTATCGACCGAGCTGGAAAGTGAGCTGAACCTGCTGCGGCTGCATCTGGAGGAAATCGTTTCCGAACGGTTGCAATGCTTCGACTATGCGCAAGCGAGTGCAAAAGAAACGATACAACTAACGCATCTTATAGCAGCGCAAGGCGATCTCGACCGTACGGTGTATCCGTTCTTTGCTTCCGTCTCGCTGAAAGAGCTCGAAACGAGCTTCGGACGCTATCAGTCAGATCAACCACCATCGATCGATCAGCTGTACGTGATGATTGCGGAAATTTATCTGCACTGCCGCCAGCGCAGCCCCAAATGCTCGAAAATGTTCAAATCGGAAGCCTGTTGGTCGAAACTAATCAACCTGCTCGATGTTGGTAACATTCACGTGCTGACGGTCGTGATTGATATACTGCACACTGATGGTGAAAAGATAGGATCGGACTGGTACGACGATCAAGCACTCCTACCGGTGGTGGATCGCTGTTACAGTGAAATCTTAAACTACCGCAAATCCGACCACTTTATGCGGCTGATGGAAAAGTTTGTGCGCATGCTGTTTCAACCGTACGTTGCCTGCCGGCCGGAAACGATCGAAAGCGAGGAGATCACCATTGCCTGCTTCGTTACCGGCTACGTGGGCAAGCTGCTCGAGCAGGCCAGCACGATCGGCGGGCTGGCGAATGTCGTGTACGAAAGCATGTACCGTTTGCCGGTGGAGCTGTTGCTCGATTGGCTCGGCTTCGataagctgctgctgcagggcaTCATCTTTGGAGAGGTGCCGAAGCGCGAACAAAA GCTGGAATCGGACGTGATCGATGCCTGCGGTGTACCTTTACC CTTCAAACAACACTCCCGGCACCATCTGGCCCAAGCCGATGCGCGGGTTCGCGTGCTGTGCGTGCTGGTGCTGTATCGGATCGCGAGCACCAATCACCCGGTAGCGGTCCTGTTCCTGCTCAAGGTGGAGCGCATGCTGATCGAACGCTTCGCGCAAATGACAAAAACCAAGGAACGCTACTACGCCGACTCCATCACGCACCGGCAGAAGCTCCGCATCGTGCAAGCGCTGTGCGTGGTGCTGAAGCTGACCGGCACCCAGCCGTACCCGGTGCTGAACGCAATGCTGTACGAAACGAACCAGCCCAACATTAACTACCTGTTCGAGCTGATCGTGGCGGACAGCACGATCGACACGCTCACCATCTGGAGCACGCTGCGGAACGAGCAGGTGAAGGTGTCGGGCATACAGTCCGTGTTCGTCATACTGTGGCTGCGCTGCTGCCGGGAGCAGGCGCTCGACGAGCGGTACATCAATCTGCTGCTGCCCTGGACGATGGCACAGAACTTCTCCACCCGGCTGTACGCGCAGATCACGATCAAGAAGCTGCTGGAGCGGTTCGCCCAGCACAACCGTGGGCCGCTCCGGCAGATCTACGACGCAGTCAACAGCTACCTGCGGCAGGGCAATGTGGAGCGCAACATTGAGCGGTGCATGAAGGACTTTCGCTTTGGCGGCGTGCTCGACGGGCACAATTTGCTAACGCTCGCGAACGTGTTCCACAACATACCGAAGGTTTCGGACGCACCGGCGGAGGATGTGGTCGGGATGGACGTGCTGCTCGAATGCGTCCAAGCGCACGGTGGCTGTGGAGAGAAAAATCTGGGCCAAGTGCTTGAGTTTAAGACACTGCCGGCGGAAAAGCGGGAAACCCTGTTCCTTGCCCAATCGTTCGGTGGGTCGGATTTCGTGCAGCGCAAGATAGTGCCGCTAAAGAGCTTGGAACCGAACCCGGAACTGCTGCTCGGCTTGCCGCAACATTTGTGCGCTAAAAAGATG GATTGCACCGATGGACTGATCGTGGTGGCCAGTCTCGTTAATCGTGCACCCAACCTCGGCGGGCTTGCACGAACGGGGGAAATATTTGCGATCAAGCAGCTGGTGATCAACTCACTGCAAGACATTGGCAACAAGGAGTTCCAGGCGCTCAGCATGACGGCCGAAAAGTGGCTCAAGATTGGCGAGCTGAAAACACACAGAGTGGTTGAATATCTGCGCGAGATGAAGGAAAAAGGCTACTCGGTGGTGGGGGCAGAACAGACCACGGGCAGCAAACCGATCCACCAGCTACATTTTCCCAAAAAGTCCGTGCTTGTGCTGGG TCATGAGAAGAATGGCTTGCCGGCAGAAATCATTCGACATCTGGATTTGATCGGAGAGATACCACAGTTTGGTCTTGTTCGTTCGCTAAACGTGCACGTTACTGGGGCCATCTTCATGTGGGAGTACGCGAAACAGCATCACGTTGTGGCGACAGATTGCTAA